From the genome of Scytonema hofmannii PCC 7110, one region includes:
- a CDS encoding histone deacetylase — MLPVIYSDEFLDHETGSFHPEKPERLTAITTALKQAAFAEQIEWRSPSSPETRPLMSFLQQAHTQRHINKIREIALAGGGYLDGDTPVSPRSYDVALLAVSAWLDGVDIVLETGKPAFVLARPPGHHAVSDEGMGFCLFSNAAVAAFYALQKPGINRVAILDWDVHHGNGTQAIVEEHPQVAYCSLHQYPCYPGTGRGIEKGFHDNVLNLPMPPGSNMQVYQPVFEKKVIPFLSQFQPDLLIVSAGYDANADDPLASIDLQPKDYGIFTDYCLGITRKILFGLEGGYDFESLSKSVVETIEHCLV; from the coding sequence ATGTTGCCAGTTATTTACTCCGACGAGTTTCTAGATCATGAAACGGGGTCTTTTCATCCAGAAAAACCAGAACGTTTAACAGCAATTACGACTGCCCTCAAACAAGCTGCTTTTGCAGAACAAATTGAATGGCGATCGCCATCCTCACCAGAAACTCGACCCCTCATGTCTTTTTTGCAACAAGCGCATACTCAACGCCATATCAACAAAATTCGAGAAATTGCTCTTGCTGGTGGCGGTTATTTGGATGGAGATACCCCTGTTTCCCCCCGCAGTTACGATGTTGCTTTACTGGCAGTTAGCGCCTGGTTGGATGGAGTAGATATTGTGCTAGAAACTGGCAAACCAGCTTTTGTCCTGGCACGTCCACCAGGGCATCATGCTGTCAGTGATGAGGGGATGGGATTCTGTTTATTTTCCAATGCTGCTGTTGCTGCATTTTATGCCTTGCAAAAACCAGGAATCAATCGTGTAGCCATTCTGGACTGGGATGTCCATCATGGCAATGGCACACAAGCAATTGTCGAAGAACACCCGCAAGTTGCTTACTGTTCCTTGCATCAGTATCCCTGCTACCCAGGGACTGGAAGAGGAATAGAAAAAGGCTTTCATGATAATGTACTCAATTTACCTATGCCTCCTGGTAGTAATATGCAGGTATACCAGCCCGTATTTGAAAAAAAGGTCATACCTTTTTTGTCACAGTTTCAACCAGATTTGTTAATTGTTAGTGCTGGTTACGATGCCAATGCTGACGATCCTTTAGCAAGCATAGATTTACAGCCAAAAGATTATGGCATATTCACTGATTATTGCTTGGGAATAACTCGTAAAATTTTGTTCGGATTGGAAGGTGGTTACGATTTTGAATCCCTTTCTAAATCAGTTGTCGAAACAATTGAACACTGTTTGGTTTGA
- a CDS encoding HigA family addiction module antitoxin gives MRIPQKRPPTHPGEILLKDFLEPTEVSQRELADALHVPYQRINELVNEKRGITPSTALRLSRFFGNSPDFWLNLQQNWELYHALKEEEEDLQTIARFNRKDEEIRI, from the coding sequence ATGAGAATTCCACAAAAACGACCACCTACACATCCGGGCGAAATATTACTTAAGGATTTCCTAGAACCAACGGAAGTATCACAACGCGAACTGGCAGATGCACTTCATGTTCCTTATCAAAGGATTAACGAGCTAGTAAACGAAAAGCGCGGTATCACGCCAAGTACAGCACTCCGACTATCAAGGTTTTTTGGAAACAGCCCAGACTTTTGGTTGAACTTGCAACAGAATTGGGAACTGTATCATGCACTCAAGGAAGAAGAAGAAGACCTCCAAACTATTGCACGCTTCAACAGAAAGGACGAAGAGATAAGAATTTGA
- a CDS encoding GNAT family N-acetyltransferase has product MTEISIHHLFNHPDCIQQVATWIYTEFWADKTGYTVETFERLLRQASDAAQIPLSLLALVEGQPAGTINLIANDDEHRPHLYPWLAALFVLPQYRGCGVGTSLVRALLYEAKQLGFSEMFLGTDQPGFYCQFGAEFYEQANETLCIMRLPVPG; this is encoded by the coding sequence ATGACCGAGATTTCTATCCATCACTTATTTAATCATCCAGATTGTATTCAGCAGGTTGCAACCTGGATTTACACAGAGTTTTGGGCAGATAAAACTGGATACACCGTAGAAACCTTCGAGCGACTTTTACGCCAAGCAAGCGATGCAGCCCAGATTCCTCTCTCTCTACTGGCTTTAGTAGAAGGACAGCCTGCTGGAACCATAAACCTGATCGCAAACGATGATGAACATCGTCCTCACCTATACCCCTGGCTGGCAGCACTGTTTGTCTTACCTCAGTACCGAGGGTGTGGAGTTGGAACCAGTCTCGTTCGAGCACTTTTGTATGAAGCAAAACAACTAGGCTTCTCAGAAATGTTTCTTGGCACAGATCAACCGGGCTTCTACTGCCAATTCGGAGCAGAATTCTACGAGCAAGCAAATGAAACGCTCTGTATCATGCGGCTTCCCGTTCCTGGGTAG
- a CDS encoding class I SAM-dependent methyltransferase — MSESEKYKPHSADYFNEERNFWWNQDFLELMGKRWGLEKVSTVLDVGCGIGHWGQILADILPLNAKVTGIDKEAQWVEQASERAKALMDACIR; from the coding sequence ATGAGCGAATCAGAGAAATATAAGCCTCACTCTGCGGATTACTTTAATGAAGAAAGAAACTTCTGGTGGAATCAGGATTTTCTAGAACTGATGGGAAAGCGGTGGGGATTGGAAAAAGTCAGCACCGTGCTAGATGTTGGTTGCGGAATTGGTCATTGGGGACAGATACTTGCTGATATTCTCCCCCTAAATGCCAAGGTAACAGGAATCGATAAGGAAGCGCAATGGGTAGAACAAGCTAGTGAAAGGGCGAAAGCGTTGATGGATGCTTGTATCAGGTAA
- a CDS encoding C1 family peptidase: protein MFTQTRKYRIGGYRPGKKSEDAKIHHTDRFDSDRLPPKVDLRKYMTEVEEQVGNSCVANAFVGAYEYLAQRDLGESGDVSRLFVYYNARSLNGNEQEDRGTQMELAIKALTDYGACCEDIWPNDEELIFQEPDSSAYEHAANFKIEEAEFIETDLDLWKHTLAEGYPIAFALNTFESFDDATRNRGRVPLPKKSDNVRSTHGWHAMLCVGYSDKDRVFIVRNSWGSEWGDKPGTACASRSRILLHPLQLCHPSGV, encoded by the coding sequence ATGTTTACACAAACTAGAAAATATCGCATTGGTGGTTATCGTCCTGGCAAGAAATCAGAAGACGCTAAAATTCACCACACAGATCGTTTTGATAGCGATCGCTTACCGCCGAAAGTTGACCTGCGTAAATACATGACCGAAGTGGAAGAGCAGGTTGGTAATAGCTGTGTTGCAAATGCATTTGTAGGTGCTTATGAATACCTTGCTCAACGAGATTTAGGCGAATCTGGTGATGTGAGCCGTTTATTTGTTTACTATAACGCCCGCTCTCTTAATGGCAACGAACAAGAAGATCGCGGGACACAAATGGAACTTGCCATCAAAGCTCTAACCGACTATGGAGCGTGCTGTGAGGACATTTGGCCCAATGATGAGGAGCTGATTTTCCAAGAACCAGACAGTTCTGCTTACGAACATGCGGCAAATTTCAAAATAGAAGAAGCTGAGTTTATTGAAACTGACCTTGACTTGTGGAAACATACCTTAGCAGAAGGTTATCCCATTGCTTTTGCCCTGAACACGTTTGAGTCTTTTGATGATGCCACACGCAATCGGGGACGCGTACCTTTGCCCAAGAAATCAGATAATGTACGCTCCACCCACGGATGGCATGCAATGCTCTGTGTTGGCTACTCTGACAAAGACCGCGTGTTTATCGTGCGTAATTCTTGGGGTTCGGAATGGGGCGATAAGCCGGGTACGGCTTGCGCTTCGCGATCGCGGATATTGTTACATCCCTTACAATTATGTCATCCATCAGGAGTATAA